From Paenibacillus sp. PK3_47, the proteins below share one genomic window:
- a CDS encoding GtrA family protein, with amino-acid sequence MKDHKLRSDVIQFLKFNAVGLLNTLVDFAVFTLLHSLGMFNTPAQIISYSAGTANSFIWNKKVTFRDRNKGNTAGFDRMQLIRFIILNLIVLGISVLLIHVLTDSFGIQVLAAKVLVTFVTVIINFFGSRKWVF; translated from the coding sequence ATGAAAGATCATAAGCTCCGCTCGGATGTTATCCAGTTTCTGAAATTCAATGCCGTAGGCCTGCTGAACACGCTTGTGGATTTTGCGGTATTCACACTATTGCATTCATTAGGTATGTTTAATACACCCGCACAGATCATTTCCTACAGCGCCGGGACAGCCAACAGCTTCATATGGAACAAGAAGGTGACGTTCCGGGATCGTAACAAGGGGAACACAGCAGGCTTTGACCGGATGCAGCTGATCAGGTTTATCATACTGAATCTTATTGTGCTGGGCATCTCGGTACTGCTTATTCATGTGCTTACGGACAGCTTTGGCATTCAGGTGCTCGCGGCAAAAGTGCTGGTTACGTTCGTCACTGTGATCATTAATTTTTTTGGCAGCCGTAAATGGGTATTCTAA
- a CDS encoding NCS2 family permease gives MNRFFKLKENGTTVRTEIMAGLTTFMAMAYILSVNPGTLTAFGRIDMGWYSVFLATALAAGIFTIAMGLFINFPVALAPGMGLNAYFASVVLASQTTDTPFTWQMGLTAVFISGLIFILLTVTRVRQTLLTAIPDNLKHAITVGIGMFITIIGLKNSGLMTIGVEAGSDIPANTFTNVLSFETVIHMGSLTDTSVQLVIIGLLLISILMVLNVKGAILLGILGTTVAAILMGAVDFSSLNNPQTPWVPDFTQLNFMEFDWDGIMHTGIVSAIATFTFVELFDTFGTLVGTAERAGIMKNKEEGKKRVGNAMFVDAIAVTGGAMLGTSTTTAYVESAAGVAEGGRTGLTAVTTGVCFLLALFLAPVVALIPGSATAAALIIVGVLMAQSIREIDFQDMVYAIPAFLTFAIMPFTYNIANGISFGIVTYVILACVANLAGKKKYDIHWMMWVLAVLIVLRYVVFGSEG, from the coding sequence TTGAACCGCTTTTTCAAGTTGAAAGAAAACGGCACCACAGTACGTACAGAGATCATGGCCGGATTAACCACGTTTATGGCAATGGCATACATTCTGTCCGTAAATCCCGGCACGCTGACTGCCTTTGGCCGTATCGACATGGGCTGGTATTCAGTATTTCTGGCTACGGCGCTGGCGGCAGGTATTTTTACAATTGCCATGGGGCTGTTCATCAATTTTCCGGTAGCTCTGGCCCCAGGTATGGGTCTTAATGCATATTTCGCTTCTGTAGTACTGGCGTCGCAGACGACAGATACTCCGTTCACCTGGCAAATGGGTCTCACCGCCGTATTCATTTCCGGTCTGATCTTCATTCTGCTTACAGTCACTAGGGTGCGGCAAACCCTGCTAACCGCGATTCCGGATAACCTGAAGCATGCGATCACGGTCGGTATCGGAATGTTCATCACCATTATCGGTCTTAAGAACAGCGGACTCATGACAATCGGCGTTGAGGCCGGCAGCGACATCCCTGCGAACACGTTCACTAATGTGCTTTCTTTTGAAACAGTTATTCATATGGGCAGCCTGACAGACACCAGCGTTCAGCTTGTCATTATCGGCCTGCTGCTGATCTCCATTCTGATGGTCCTTAATGTAAAAGGTGCGATTCTGCTGGGGATTCTCGGTACTACGGTTGCTGCCATCCTGATGGGTGCAGTTGATTTCAGTTCCCTGAACAATCCGCAAACCCCTTGGGTTCCTGACTTCACCCAGCTGAACTTTATGGAATTTGACTGGGACGGCATTATGCATACCGGTATCGTGTCTGCTATCGCGACATTTACTTTCGTAGAATTGTTTGATACTTTCGGCACGCTGGTAGGTACTGCGGAACGTGCAGGGATCATGAAGAATAAAGAAGAAGGCAAAAAACGCGTCGGAAATGCAATGTTTGTAGATGCAATTGCTGTTACAGGCGGAGCGATGCTCGGTACTTCCACTACTACCGCTTATGTTGAGAGTGCTGCCGGTGTTGCAGAAGGCGGACGCACAGGTCTGACTGCTGTAACTACAGGCGTCTGCTTCCTGCTTGCCCTGTTCCTTGCCCCTGTAGTCGCGCTTATTCCAGGTTCTGCTACTGCGGCGGCACTGATTATTGTCGGCGTGCTGATGGCGCAGTCGATCCGCGAAATTGATTTTCAGGATATGGTCTATGCGATTCCGGCATTCCTGACTTTTGCGATCATGCCTTTCACTTACAATATCGCCAACGGTATTTCGTTCGGGATTGTAACGTATGTCATTCTGGCTTGTGTAGCTAATCTGGCCGGCAAAAAGAAATACGATATCCACTGGATGATGTGGGTGCTTGCAGTTCTGATCGTTCTGCGTTACGTTGTGTTCGGCAGCGAAGGTTAA
- a CDS encoding class D sortase, with protein sequence MRKFSYLIILAGILLILYPTANEWYNDRQQEKLLKEAEMAYSEPAPSTTPEPELTKRYAEVTQLLAEESASEEEVQPVKQAEPEVQVGGKVTAIIAIDKIDLKLPVLEGATKANMKHAAAHMTETAPLGEIGNAAIAAHRSRTAGRLFNRLDEVAIGDMISVKTAGADYQYEVYDISIVEPTDISVLDGNNQDKILTLITCDPLVDPTHRLIIHAKLS encoded by the coding sequence TTGCGCAAGTTTTCGTATTTGATCATTCTTGCGGGGATTCTGCTTATTCTTTATCCTACAGCAAATGAGTGGTATAACGACAGACAGCAGGAAAAACTGCTGAAAGAAGCGGAAATGGCCTACAGTGAACCCGCGCCTTCCACTACACCCGAGCCTGAGCTTACAAAAAGGTATGCGGAGGTCACTCAACTGCTTGCGGAAGAATCGGCCTCTGAAGAGGAAGTACAGCCGGTTAAGCAGGCCGAGCCAGAGGTTCAGGTCGGAGGGAAGGTCACTGCAATTATTGCAATTGATAAAATTGATCTGAAGCTGCCTGTGCTGGAAGGGGCCACGAAGGCCAATATGAAGCATGCTGCCGCGCATATGACAGAAACAGCGCCGCTCGGGGAGATTGGCAATGCGGCAATAGCCGCCCACAGATCACGAACCGCCGGAAGGCTGTTCAACAGGCTGGATGAGGTTGCGATTGGGGATATGATTTCGGTGAAGACGGCAGGTGCGGACTACCAGTACGAGGTATATGATATTTCTATTGTAGAGCCTACTGATATCTCTGTGCTGGACGGGAATAACCAAGACAAAATTCTTACCCTGATTACATGCGATCCGCTGGTGGATCCTACACACCGCCTGATCATCCATGCCAAATTATCATAA
- a CDS encoding glycosyltransferase family 2 protein: MFNEEEVIQHTYQRLKEVMDRCGDAYELVFVNDGSRDRTAEIMRDISSRDGQVKLIDFSRNFGHQIAITAGMDYAEGDAVVVIDADLQDPPEVILQMIAKWKEGYDVVYGKRLKRHGETIFKKVTAKLFYRLLSSMTSVEIPTDTGDFRLIDQKVCAVLRGLKEKNRYVRGLVSWVGFKQTMVEYVREERFAGETKYPLKKMIRFALDGITSFSHKPLKIATYVGFFLSFSSFLYLFFVVFQKLFTSWTVPGWTSIVGVNLLFNGIVLMLLGVIGEYIGRIYDESKDRPLYIVRETRGYREGEPESIQRRGSEYERS, encoded by the coding sequence ATGTTCAATGAGGAGGAAGTCATTCAGCATACGTATCAGCGTCTCAAGGAAGTGATGGACCGGTGCGGTGACGCCTACGAGCTGGTTTTTGTCAATGACGGAAGCCGGGACCGTACCGCGGAGATTATGCGTGATATCAGCAGCCGGGACGGGCAGGTCAAGCTGATTGATTTCTCCCGCAACTTCGGGCATCAGATCGCGATTACGGCCGGAATGGATTATGCTGAAGGCGATGCGGTCGTCGTGATTGATGCCGATCTTCAGGATCCTCCGGAAGTGATTCTGCAAATGATCGCCAAATGGAAAGAAGGCTACGACGTCGTTTACGGCAAACGGCTGAAGCGGCACGGGGAGACTATATTCAAAAAAGTTACCGCCAAGCTGTTTTACCGCCTGCTGAGCAGTATGACCAGTGTGGAAATTCCTACAGATACGGGAGACTTCCGGCTGATTGACCAGAAAGTCTGCGCGGTGCTGCGCGGGCTTAAAGAGAAGAACCGTTATGTCAGAGGTCTGGTGAGCTGGGTTGGCTTTAAGCAGACGATGGTGGAATATGTACGGGAGGAGCGTTTTGCCGGGGAGACCAAATATCCGCTAAAAAAAATGATCCGCTTTGCGCTCGACGGCATCACTTCCTTTTCGCATAAGCCATTGAAGATTGCCACTTATGTGGGCTTTTTCCTCTCCTTCTCCAGCTTCTTATATTTGTTCTTTGTAGTGTTCCAAAAGCTGTTCACCTCCTGGACCGTCCCAGGCTGGACTTCTATAGTAGGTGTCAATCTGCTGTTTAACGGAATCGTGCTGATGCTGCTCGGCGTCATCGGGGAGTATATCGGACGGATTTATGATGAATCGAAAGACAGACCGCTCTATATTGTCCGTGAAACCAGAGGGTACCGTGAAGGGGAGCCGGAGAGCATACAGCGGAGAGGCAGTGAATATGAAAGATCATAA
- a CDS encoding glycosyltransferase family 39 protein, producing the protein MIKSIRAAAILIMMLLVFMLPVSSIYAEENLLVNPGFEDGEDGAPAGWTKDAWIPGEDAGSISVQSEEVRSGSKAAVIENIESNHLKWIQTLSVAPETYYKISGYVKIVNAAGTGTGANIFPAGIAGGYPSTTDTAGDWQYLEFIGQTGKEQTELSVGAALGGYSSLIQGKAYYDDLAVEQLAAAPEGANVISLDSGAAVQNGAGETAETPHKVSPASLLLLSALFSVFFAWMYQRAFRSEKLLKQPDGVYSKWLYGIFAAALILRIWIGLTAQGYQNDMNTFIAWGQRLTDLGPGKFYEEGYFADYPPGYLYILYLLSSIKGLFGFAHGSGAEMLLFKLPAILSDLVLGYLIYRIGRKKLGAGPAIGLMLLFLFNPAVLMDSAAWGQADSFFVMFLLLSIAGAVDKAFVRAAVFFALATLVKPQALIFTPVLLFAFYHHRAWKQLAVGALYGLGIFLLLAAPYFWNNGGLMGLIDLYKATLSSYPYSTVNAFNLYALTDPMWSSLDMTWLGIPYRIWGYIVILAAVAAAAYYSFGKDRKDLSKSYFIGMVLIVIMFVLGTKMHERYMFPVLILAIFAYIESRDRRFLTLFLGFTLTQYINVGYTLAHLNAGGNPPSDGIVLVTSIANLALLFYMLYTGYAVYIRRDRKLLLPPPTPAEKLQADMLLAEELRPLETKEPRFRLQRKDWIWMLAITAVYGALSLFNLGSGKAPETLWEPAAGGESFYVDLGQSRQLERVNIFGGVGTGKFKLEFSQTPDNWSSALDVNEEVGNVFIWKSQPLNVAARYVKLTVDSPGFTLNEMAFYEQGGGRTPLPVAGVTPDAAAAAKRGTPANLFDEQSIIPEYSGFMNSTYFDEIYHARTAYEYTHGIVPYENTHPPLGKLLIAVGMELFGVNPFGWRIIGTLFGIAMLPLIYIMGLRLFKKTVYAALAAGLFALDFMHFTQTRISTIDVYGVFFIMLMFYFMQRYFTMNFYRVPLRKTLVPLFWSGLFFGIGVASKWIVLYGGAGLAIMLALSLVDRYREYKAAGRVLEEGRLGDQELKAACRTAGTSFWKNTVITLASCVGFFVIIPVIVYALSFIPVLNVTAEGYTVKGLIDAQKNMYNYHSQLVATHPFASSWWEWPFMKRPVWFFSGGEGLPEGKVSSIVTIGNPLIWWTGILAMLATVWITLKRKDKSQYMIWIGFFSQYVPWMLVPRETFLYHYFAMVPFMILSIVYIMKLIDSKFPRAAYIRYAYVGIALLLFVMFYPVLSGMVVDREYVNVVLRWFPSWVF; encoded by the coding sequence ATGATCAAGAGTATACGCGCGGCCGCAATCCTTATTATGATGCTGTTGGTGTTCATGCTGCCTGTAAGCAGTATTTATGCGGAAGAAAATCTGCTGGTAAATCCGGGGTTTGAAGACGGGGAGGATGGAGCTCCCGCCGGCTGGACCAAGGATGCCTGGATACCGGGAGAGGACGCCGGCTCAATATCTGTACAGTCTGAGGAAGTCCGTTCCGGCAGTAAAGCAGCTGTAATTGAGAATATTGAGTCTAATCACCTGAAATGGATCCAGACGCTTTCTGTCGCACCTGAGACGTATTACAAAATTTCGGGTTACGTCAAAATTGTAAACGCAGCGGGAACGGGAACAGGTGCGAACATTTTTCCTGCAGGCATTGCCGGCGGTTATCCTTCGACGACAGACACGGCCGGAGACTGGCAGTACCTGGAGTTCATTGGCCAGACAGGAAAGGAGCAGACGGAGCTTAGTGTCGGCGCGGCACTTGGCGGCTATTCAAGCCTGATTCAGGGCAAGGCTTATTATGATGATTTAGCTGTGGAACAGCTGGCAGCGGCACCTGAAGGCGCGAATGTGATCTCGCTCGACAGCGGGGCGGCCGTCCAGAACGGAGCCGGTGAGACTGCGGAGACGCCGCATAAAGTATCCCCTGCAAGCCTGCTGCTGCTCTCGGCGCTGTTCAGCGTGTTTTTTGCCTGGATGTATCAAAGAGCATTCCGCAGCGAGAAGCTGCTGAAGCAGCCGGACGGTGTGTACAGCAAATGGTTGTATGGCATTTTTGCTGCTGCACTTATATTGCGGATTTGGATTGGCCTTACCGCCCAGGGATACCAGAATGATATGAACACCTTTATTGCCTGGGGGCAAAGGCTTACCGATCTGGGGCCGGGCAAGTTTTACGAGGAAGGTTATTTTGCCGATTATCCGCCTGGTTACCTGTACATATTGTATCTGCTCAGCTCTATAAAGGGGCTGTTCGGATTTGCACACGGCTCAGGTGCCGAAATGCTGCTGTTCAAGCTGCCGGCCATTTTGTCCGATCTGGTGCTTGGTTATCTGATCTACCGGATAGGGCGCAAGAAGCTTGGGGCGGGCCCGGCAATCGGCCTGATGCTGCTGTTCCTGTTCAATCCGGCGGTCCTGATGGATTCCGCAGCCTGGGGACAGGCGGATTCCTTCTTTGTGATGTTCCTGCTGCTCAGCATTGCCGGAGCAGTGGATAAAGCCTTTGTCCGTGCAGCCGTATTTTTTGCCTTGGCTACGCTGGTTAAGCCGCAGGCACTGATTTTCACGCCTGTGCTGCTGTTTGCCTTTTATCATCACCGGGCCTGGAAGCAGCTTGCGGTCGGCGCACTGTACGGACTAGGAATCTTCCTGCTGCTGGCAGCTCCGTATTTCTGGAATAACGGCGGGCTGATGGGACTTATCGATCTGTACAAAGCCACGCTGTCTTCTTATCCGTACTCTACGGTTAATGCCTTTAATCTGTATGCGCTGACTGATCCGATGTGGTCATCGCTTGATATGACCTGGCTTGGCATCCCGTACCGGATTTGGGGGTATATCGTTATCCTGGCTGCGGTTGCTGCAGCGGCCTACTATTCTTTCGGCAAAGACCGCAAGGACCTGTCCAAATCTTATTTTATCGGCATGGTGCTGATTGTCATTATGTTCGTGCTGGGGACCAAAATGCATGAACGGTACATGTTCCCTGTGCTGATTCTTGCTATCTTTGCTTATATTGAAAGCCGGGACCGCAGGTTCCTGACCCTGTTTCTCGGGTTTACGCTGACTCAGTACATCAATGTAGGATATACACTGGCCCATCTGAATGCCGGCGGCAATCCGCCTTCTGACGGGATCGTTCTGGTCACCTCGATTGCCAATCTTGCTTTGTTGTTCTATATGCTGTATACCGGATACGCTGTGTATATCCGTAGAGATAGAAAGCTGCTCCTCCCGCCGCCAACGCCGGCAGAGAAACTTCAAGCGGATATGCTGCTCGCTGAAGAGCTGCGTCCGCTTGAGACCAAGGAACCGAGATTCAGGCTGCAGCGTAAAGACTGGATCTGGATGCTCGCCATTACCGCCGTGTACGGAGCTTTGTCGCTCTTTAATCTCGGTTCGGGCAAAGCGCCTGAGACGTTATGGGAACCTGCAGCCGGCGGGGAAAGCTTTTATGTTGATCTTGGACAGAGCAGGCAGCTGGAGCGGGTGAATATATTCGGGGGTGTCGGCACCGGGAAATTTAAGCTGGAATTCAGCCAGACGCCGGATAATTGGAGCAGTGCGCTGGATGTGAATGAGGAAGTCGGCAATGTATTCATCTGGAAAAGCCAGCCGCTGAACGTAGCGGCAAGATATGTGAAGCTTACGGTGGATTCTCCGGGTTTTACCCTGAACGAGATGGCCTTCTATGAGCAGGGCGGCGGAAGAACGCCGCTTCCGGTTGCAGGTGTTACTCCGGATGCTGCGGCAGCCGCCAAAAGAGGGACCCCGGCCAACCTGTTTGACGAACAGTCCATTATTCCGGAATATTCGGGCTTTATGAACAGCACCTATTTTGATGAAATTTACCATGCACGGACAGCTTACGAATATACACATGGAATTGTGCCTTATGAGAATACCCATCCGCCGCTGGGCAAGCTGCTGATTGCTGTGGGAATGGAATTGTTCGGGGTGAACCCGTTCGGCTGGCGTATTATCGGCACTCTGTTCGGGATTGCAATGCTGCCGCTGATCTATATTATGGGACTGAGGCTCTTCAAAAAGACGGTGTACGCCGCGCTCGCAGCCGGACTGTTCGCTCTGGACTTTATGCACTTTACCCAGACGCGTATATCTACTATTGATGTGTACGGCGTATTCTTCATTATGTTAATGTTCTATTTCATGCAGCGGTATTTCACGATGAATTTCTACCGTGTTCCGCTGCGGAAGACACTGGTGCCGCTGTTCTGGTCCGGCCTGTTCTTCGGCATCGGCGTTGCCTCCAAATGGATCGTGCTGTATGGCGGAGCAGGGCTGGCTATCATGCTGGCATTGTCGCTGGTTGACCGGTACAGGGAATACAAAGCGGCAGGGCGTGTGCTTGAGGAAGGCAGGCTTGGCGACCAGGAGCTGAAAGCCGCCTGCAGGACGGCGGGAACTTCCTTCTGGAAGAACACTGTCATTACGCTTGCAAGCTGCGTCGGATTTTTTGTCATCATACCGGTTATTGTCTATGCCCTGTCCTTCATTCCTGTACTGAACGTTACGGCGGAAGGCTACACGGTTAAAGGGCTGATTGATGCCCAGAAGAACATGTACAACTATCACAGCCAGCTTGTGGCCACTCACCCGTTCGCCTCGTCATGGTGGGAATGGCCGTTCATGAAACGTCCGGTCTGGTTCTTCAGCGGCGGGGAAGGCCTGCCGGAAGGCAAAGTCAGCAGTATTGTCACCATCGGCAATCCGCTGATCTGGTGGACGGGAATCCTGGCCATGCTGGCAACGGTATGGATCACTTTGAAGCGTAAAGACAAGAGCCAGTACATGATCTGGATCGGCTTTTTCTCGCAGTATGTGCCCTGGATGCTTGTGCCGCGGGAAACGTTCCTTTACCATTACTTTGCGATGGTTCCGTTCATGATTCTTTCTATTGTCTATATCATGAAGCTCATTGACAGCAAGTTCCCTAGAGCTGCGTATATCCGTTATGCTTATGTTGGAATAGCGCTGCTGCTGTTTGTAATGTTCTATCCTGTGCTTTCCGGTATGGTGGTAGATAGAGAATATGTAAATGTAGTGCTGCGCTGGTTCCCTTCCTGGGTGTTCTAG
- a CDS encoding glycosyltransferase family 39 protein: MAYIGSIPPGLNQDEASIGYDAYAILHYGIDRNGIHLPVHLIAWGSGQNALYAYLSMPFILLFGLTPLSVRALSAVMGLLGMLFFYLIMRRLFPSKAAGIAAMFFIAINPWHIMMSRWALESNLFPTLVLIAVYFLLKSFQEPKWVYGFTVLLALSLYAYGTAYFFVPVFALGVVILLLYSKKLKWKTLLWNSGLLVLLALPIFWFVLINHYDLKGVNTPLFSIPKLTMPRVEQISSVFGGQMLQTASGNLSAFGKILLHGDDGLPWNSIAPYGYAYPVALPFAAAGLVFMIHSLWTRRAGGRPYAVVLLWLAAAVLMACITNVNINRINIVFYPLIMLVAAGCIWLYGKLKAAGILSAAAFAVLFGFFITDYFRDFPEKIGPAFYDSIGEAIQYASEQSTGDVYVTNDVNMPYIYVLFYERISPHDFLDSVVYANPGDAFQQVSSFGRYKFGAPGALTANSAYIYPNNTPLPAAVTGGYTIRQFANYSVLLQQENGEGGPVQKPAAAANSEFINGGFEIGASGWSFSEGTGVASNNPGSGTYLAYLDPGADKVITQLFNAPAEPGEYRLSVMVSAGGGGGRVGLRVNGTVQAEAELSAGEQYHPVTLPAVALQEGDQAEIYITGGNGWINIDEVRLER, encoded by the coding sequence TTGGCCTACATAGGCTCCATCCCCCCGGGACTGAACCAGGATGAGGCCTCCATCGGTTATGATGCCTACGCTATTCTGCATTACGGAATCGACCGCAATGGCATACATCTGCCTGTACACTTAATAGCCTGGGGGAGCGGACAGAATGCGCTTTATGCGTATCTGTCAATGCCGTTTATTCTGCTCTTTGGCCTGACACCGCTGTCCGTACGGGCATTAAGTGCCGTCATGGGACTGCTCGGCATGCTTTTCTTCTATTTAATAATGAGAAGGCTGTTCCCTTCAAAGGCAGCGGGTATCGCTGCAATGTTCTTTATCGCAATTAATCCCTGGCATATCATGATGTCGAGATGGGCGCTGGAATCGAATTTATTCCCTACACTGGTTTTGATCGCTGTCTATTTTCTGTTAAAATCCTTCCAGGAGCCAAAGTGGGTCTACGGCTTTACTGTGCTGTTGGCCCTGTCGCTGTATGCGTATGGAACTGCCTATTTTTTTGTGCCCGTGTTTGCCTTGGGGGTTGTAATTCTTCTACTGTATAGTAAAAAGCTGAAATGGAAGACGCTCCTCTGGAATTCCGGACTGCTTGTGCTGCTGGCTCTGCCGATCTTCTGGTTTGTGCTCATCAACCATTATGATCTGAAGGGGGTAAACACGCCGCTGTTCTCTATCCCTAAGCTGACCATGCCGCGGGTAGAGCAGATTTCCTCCGTATTCGGCGGGCAAATGCTGCAGACGGCTTCGGGCAACCTGAGCGCTTTTGGCAAAATCCTGCTTCACGGAGACGACGGCCTGCCGTGGAATTCCATTGCACCGTATGGCTATGCTTATCCGGTTGCGCTGCCTTTTGCCGCCGCCGGACTTGTCTTTATGATTCATTCGCTGTGGACACGCCGGGCGGGCGGCAGGCCTTATGCTGTAGTGCTGCTGTGGCTTGCTGCCGCAGTTCTTATGGCCTGCATCACAAATGTGAATATCAACCGGATCAACATTGTATTCTACCCGCTGATTATGCTGGTTGCTGCAGGCTGCATATGGCTGTACGGTAAATTGAAGGCCGCCGGCATCTTGTCGGCTGCAGCTTTTGCAGTTCTGTTCGGCTTCTTTATTACGGATTATTTCCGTGATTTTCCGGAGAAAATAGGCCCGGCTTTCTATGATTCTATCGGAGAGGCCATTCAATATGCTTCTGAACAGAGTACCGGAGACGTGTATGTCACGAACGATGTTAACATGCCTTATATCTATGTGCTGTTCTATGAAAGAATCAGTCCGCATGATTTTCTGGATTCTGTCGTTTATGCCAATCCGGGCGATGCGTTTCAGCAGGTGTCCTCCTTTGGACGGTATAAATTCGGTGCACCGGGTGCTCTAACCGCGAATTCGGCTTATATTTACCCGAACAACACACCTCTTCCCGCAGCAGTAACCGGCGGATATACCATCAGGCAGTTTGCCAATTACAGTGTGCTGCTGCAGCAAGAGAACGGGGAAGGCGGGCCTGTCCAAAAGCCTGCAGCTGCAGCGAACAGTGAGTTTATAAACGGCGGCTTTGAAATTGGCGCTTCCGGCTGGAGCTTCTCGGAAGGAACGGGAGTAGCATCTAACAATCCGGGTTCCGGAACCTACCTGGCATATCTTGATCCGGGAGCAGACAAAGTGATCACACAGCTGTTCAATGCACCGGCTGAGCCTGGAGAATACAGGCTGTCGGTCATGGTAAGTGCCGGCGGCGGAGGCGGCAGAGTGGGGCTGCGGGTGAACGGAACCGTACAGGCTGAGGCCGAGCTGTCAGCAGGAGAGCAGTACCATCCTGTTACCCTGCCGGCTGTAGCACTGCAGGAGGGAGATCAGGCGGAAATATATATTACCGGCGGAAACGGCTGGATTAACATTGACGAGGTGAGGTTGGAACGATGA
- the guaA gene encoding glutamine-hydrolyzing GMP synthase: MIKPNEIIVVLDFGGQYNQLIARRIRDLGVYSELLPYNTPIEKIKELSPKGIVFSGGPSSVYVENAPHVDPAIYDLGLPIFGICYGMQLMAHQQGGRVERALKREYGKADVNFAPGSVLAAGLESSQSVWMSHGDHVVELPAGFKLDAGTESAPIAAMSHDERKLFAVQFHPEVRHSLKGNEMISNFLYEVCGCEGNWTMESFIEDAVKDIQDKVGDKKVLCALSGGVDSSVVAMLIHRAIGDQLTCMFIDHGLLRKGEAESVMETFVGKFDINVVKIDASERFLGKLAGVSDPEQKRKIIGNEFIYCFDEESAKLGEFSFLAQGTLYTDIVESGTATAQTIKSHHNVGGLPEDMKFSLIEPLNTLFKDEVRKLGEELGMPHAIVWRQPFPGPGLAIRVLGEVTEEKLKIVRDSDYILREEIAKAGLDREIWQYFTALPNMKSVGVMGDERTYSYTVGIRAVTSIDGMTADWARIPWDVLEKISVRIVNEVDNVNRIVYDVTSKPPATIEWE, from the coding sequence ATGATAAAGCCAAATGAAATTATCGTCGTTCTCGATTTTGGAGGACAATATAACCAGTTAATCGCGCGCAGAATTCGGGACCTGGGGGTATACAGCGAGCTTCTGCCGTACAATACGCCAATTGAGAAGATTAAAGAGCTCTCGCCAAAGGGGATCGTATTCTCCGGCGGACCGAGCAGCGTTTACGTAGAGAATGCCCCGCATGTGGACCCGGCCATTTATGATCTGGGCCTGCCAATTTTCGGCATTTGCTACGGCATGCAGCTGATGGCCCATCAGCAGGGCGGCCGGGTAGAACGTGCATTGAAGCGCGAATACGGCAAGGCTGACGTGAACTTCGCACCCGGCTCTGTGCTGGCTGCAGGACTCGAGAGCAGCCAGAGCGTATGGATGAGCCACGGAGACCATGTCGTTGAGCTTCCGGCCGGATTTAAGCTTGATGCCGGTACAGAGAGCGCTCCAATTGCCGCAATGAGTCATGACGAACGGAAGCTGTTTGCGGTGCAGTTCCATCCTGAGGTCCGCCACTCCCTCAAAGGGAATGAGATGATCTCCAACTTCCTGTACGAGGTGTGCGGCTGCGAAGGCAACTGGACCATGGAATCGTTCATCGAAGATGCGGTTAAGGATATTCAGGACAAAGTCGGCGACAAGAAGGTGCTGTGCGCACTGAGCGGCGGCGTGGATTCCTCTGTTGTAGCCATGCTGATCCACCGGGCCATCGGCGACCAGCTGACCTGTATGTTCATCGACCATGGCCTGCTCCGCAAAGGCGAAGCAGAGAGCGTCATGGAGACCTTTGTCGGCAAATTCGATATCAACGTCGTGAAGATCGATGCCAGCGAACGTTTCCTCGGCAAGCTGGCCGGTGTATCCGATCCGGAACAGAAACGCAAAATCATCGGCAACGAATTCATCTACTGCTTTGACGAAGAATCGGCCAAGCTGGGAGAATTCTCGTTCCTGGCCCAAGGCACGCTGTACACGGATATCGTGGAGAGCGGAACGGCAACGGCGCAGACCATCAAGTCGCACCACAATGTCGGCGGCCTGCCAGAGGACATGAAATTCAGCCTGATCGAGCCTTTGAACACACTGTTCAAGGATGAGGTCCGCAAGCTGGGCGAAGAGCTCGGTATGCCGCACGCCATCGTCTGGCGCCAGCCGTTCCCGGGTCCGGGACTGGCCATCCGTGTATTGGGCGAAGTGACAGAGGAGAAGCTGAAGATTGTCCGTGATTCCGACTATATTCTGCGCGAGGAAATCGCCAAAGCCGGTCTCGACCGCGAAATCTGGCAGTACTTCACTGCGCTTCCTAACATGAAGAGCGTAGGTGTAATGGGGGATGAACGTACGTATTCCTACACCGTAGGTATCCGTGCCGTTACTTCCATCGACGGTATGACTGCCGACTGGGCGCGGATTCCTTGGGATGTGCTCGAGAAAATTTCCGTCCGTATCGTCAACGAAGTCGACAACGTTAACCGCATTGTGTATGACGTAACTTCCAAGCCGCCAGCGACCATCGAGTGGGAATAG